One stretch of Balneolaceae bacterium DNA includes these proteins:
- the recG gene encoding ATP-dependent DNA helicase RecG yields MKLSDLDGMGTGRLKALAEHDVRSIGDLLDFLPRKYLDRTTVLPIGRLRGRGEEATVVGEVKSVRFAGKGRKKRLEVLIQDDTASLKGVWFKGTSWVHKLFEEGQLVTFFGTVKRYGSSLSMAHPEVDQVEEKDGRSELGRIVAVYPSGKAFSKAYITSRLIGRWMEQALRHSEPPEYLPTSLLEKHGLPSRKEAYRMAHFPEEPPDYRRARERFKFEELFLFTLSIARIKRRIVERKQGHLLSEMDNYTRRFFNEHLPFELTGGQKQALADIKADVRSGVQMNRLIQGDVGSGKTVVAVGAMLMAVDNGLQACFMAPTEILAEQHFRTLSEYLEPLDLNVRLLTGSRNASAREDILSDVAGGTCQILAGTHAVIQDTVTFHNLGLAVIDEQHRFGVRQRAEILEKGSHPHVLVMSATPIPRSLAMTLYSDLDISVIRELPGGRKPVRTAVRREKAREDIYDFMDKELEDGGQAYVVYPLVEESEALDLKDATQGYEHLRERFDNREVGLLHGRMKAEEKEQVMQRFVEGEVQILVSTTVIEVGVDVPNASLMIVEHAERFGLSQLHQLRGRIGRGARQSYCILIPGEQVGKDARTRLNTMSRTSDGFEIAEVDLKLRGPGDFLGTRQSGLPEFRLADIVEDQMLLEQAREAARRVMREDPELQRPEHAELRKVFIPYFKERSRYYGLG; encoded by the coding sequence TTGAAATTATCTGACCTGGACGGTATGGGGACCGGGCGCCTGAAGGCGCTCGCCGAGCACGATGTGCGCAGCATCGGTGACCTGCTGGACTTCCTCCCGCGCAAATACCTGGACCGCACCACCGTCCTTCCCATCGGCCGGCTGAGAGGGCGGGGCGAGGAGGCCACCGTGGTAGGCGAAGTCAAATCGGTTCGATTTGCGGGCAAGGGCCGTAAAAAACGACTGGAAGTGCTTATACAGGACGACACCGCCTCCCTCAAGGGGGTCTGGTTCAAGGGCACCTCCTGGGTGCACAAGCTCTTCGAGGAAGGACAGCTGGTCACCTTTTTCGGCACCGTGAAACGCTACGGCAGCTCCCTGAGCATGGCTCACCCGGAAGTGGACCAGGTGGAGGAGAAGGACGGGCGCAGCGAACTGGGACGCATCGTGGCGGTCTATCCCTCGGGAAAGGCTTTCTCGAAGGCGTACATTACCAGCAGGCTGATCGGCCGATGGATGGAGCAGGCCCTGCGCCACAGCGAACCGCCCGAATACCTCCCCACTTCCCTGCTGGAGAAACACGGCCTCCCGTCCCGCAAGGAAGCCTACCGCATGGCCCACTTCCCGGAGGAGCCCCCCGACTACCGGCGTGCCCGCGAGCGTTTCAAGTTCGAGGAGCTATTCCTCTTCACCCTCAGCATTGCGCGCATCAAGCGGCGTATCGTCGAGCGGAAACAGGGGCATCTGCTCAGTGAAATGGATAACTACACCCGCCGCTTTTTCAACGAACACCTGCCCTTCGAGCTGACCGGGGGACAGAAGCAGGCGCTGGCTGACATCAAGGCCGATGTCCGCAGCGGCGTACAGATGAACCGGCTCATTCAGGGGGACGTGGGTTCGGGAAAGACCGTCGTGGCCGTGGGCGCCATGCTCATGGCCGTGGACAACGGCCTGCAGGCCTGTTTCATGGCTCCGACGGAAATCCTGGCCGAACAGCACTTCCGCACCCTCTCGGAATACCTGGAACCGCTCGACCTCAACGTGCGTCTGCTTACCGGAAGTCGCAACGCCTCCGCACGGGAGGACATCCTGTCCGACGTGGCCGGCGGCACCTGCCAGATTCTGGCAGGCACCCACGCGGTCATCCAGGATACGGTTACCTTTCATAACCTGGGCCTGGCCGTCATCGACGAGCAGCACCGCTTCGGGGTGCGCCAGCGCGCGGAGATTCTCGAAAAGGGCTCCCATCCCCATGTGCTGGTCATGTCGGCCACCCCCATCCCCCGATCGCTGGCCATGACGCTCTACAGCGACCTGGACATCTCGGTGATCCGGGAGCTGCCCGGGGGACGAAAGCCGGTGCGCACGGCGGTCCGCAGGGAGAAGGCGCGGGAGGACATCTATGATTTTATGGACAAGGAACTGGAAGACGGGGGACAGGCCTACGTGGTCTACCCTCTGGTGGAGGAGTCGGAGGCCCTCGACCTGAAGGATGCCACGCAGGGCTACGAACACCTGCGCGAGCGCTTTGACAACCGGGAGGTGGGACTGCTGCACGGACGCATGAAGGCCGAAGAGAAGGAGCAGGTGATGCAGCGTTTCGTGGAGGGGGAGGTGCAGATCCTGGTATCCACCACCGTCATCGAGGTGGGGGTGGATGTTCCCAACGCCAGCCTGATGATCGTGGAGCATGCCGAGCGCTTCGGCCTCTCCCAGCTTCACCAGCTCCGTGGCCGTATCGGACGCGGCGCCCGGCAGAGTTACTGCATTCTTATACCCGGTGAACAGGTGGGCAAGGACGCCCGCACACGGCTGAATACCATGAGCCGGACCAGCGACGGTTTCGAGATCGCCGAAGTCGACCTGAAACTGCGCGGGCCGGGCGACTTCCTCGGTACCAGGCAGAGCGGTCTGCCCGAATTCCGGTTGGCCGACATCGTGGAAGACCAGATGCTGCTGGAGCAGGCGCGGGAGGCCGCCCGCCGGGTGATGCGGGAGGACCCGGAGCTGCAGCGTCCTGAACACGCCGAACTGCGCAAAGTCTTCATTCCCTATTTCAAAGAAAGGTCACGGTATTATGGGCTGGGATAG
- the rpsL gene encoding 30S ribosomal protein S12 produces MPTIQQLIRKGRKSKTSKTTAPALQNCPQKRGVCTRVYTTTPKKPNSALRKVARVRLTNGYEVTAYIPGEGHNLQEHSIVLIRGGRVKDLPGVRYHIVRGVLDTAGVADRRQGRSLYGTKKPK; encoded by the coding sequence GTGCCTACGATTCAACAGCTCATCCGCAAAGGTAGAAAAAGTAAGACGAGCAAAACAACTGCTCCGGCCTTGCAAAACTGCCCGCAGAAACGCGGCGTGTGTACGCGCGTTTATACAACAACGCCCAAGAAGCCCAACTCCGCGCTTCGGAAGGTGGCCCGCGTCCGGCTGACCAACGGTTATGAGGTCACCGCCTACATCCCGGGTGAGGGGCACAACCTGCAGGAACACAGCATCGTGCTGATCCGCGGCGGCCGGGTGAAAGATCTTCCCGGGGTGCGCTACCATATCGTACGCGGCGTGCTCGACACGGCGGGTGTGGCAGATCGCCGGCAGGGCCGCAGCCTCTACGGCACCAAAAAGCCCAAGTAA
- the rpsG gene encoding 30S ribosomal protein S7, producing MRRKTAEKRDIQPDPLFGDKLVTRFVNNLMRDGKKNIARKILYQAFEIIEEKTGEEGIDVFKEAMSNVSPVVEVRGRRVGGSTYQVPIEVRPDRGTALGMRWLISASNGRNDKSMARRLSRELMDAANNEGGAVRKKDEVHRMAEANKAYAHFRF from the coding sequence ATGAGAAGAAAAACAGCAGAGAAGCGTGATATTCAGCCGGATCCCCTGTTCGGCGACAAGCTGGTCACCCGTTTTGTGAACAATCTGATGAGAGACGGCAAGAAGAACATCGCCCGAAAGATTCTCTACCAGGCCTTTGAAATTATCGAAGAAAAGACCGGCGAAGAAGGCATTGACGTATTCAAGGAAGCGATGAGCAACGTCTCGCCTGTCGTGGAGGTCCGCGGCCGCCGCGTCGGCGGATCCACCTACCAGGTGCCCATCGAGGTGCGTCCTGACCGGGGCACCGCCCTGGGCATGCGCTGGCTGATCAGCGCCAGCAACGGCCGCAACGACAAGTCGATGGCACGCCGGCTGTCGCGCGAACTGATGGACGCCGCCAACAACGAGGGCGGCGCCGTACGCAAAAAGGACGAAGTGCACCGCATGGCCGAGGCCAACAAGGCCTACGCCCACTTCCGATTCTAG
- the fusA gene encoding elongation factor G, with product MAEATTKTDPKIVDRIKRTRNIGIMAHIDAGKTTVTERILFYTGITHRMGEVHDGAATMDWMEQEKERGITITSAATHCIWKDHRINIIDTPGHVDFTVEVERSLRVLDGAIGVFCSVGAVQPQSETVWRQANKYNVPRMAFVNKMDRTGADFFNVITQMKEKLKANPIPIQIPIGTEEDFRGVVDLINMRGVIWDDQSLGMEYDEIEIPEDLKKKAAEYRKIMLEAIADQNDELMEKYLMEEEISEEEIDEAIRLATLDRSITPVMCGSALKNKGVQTLLDKVIKYMPSPYDIPAVTGKDPQDHSVKLKREPSVNEPFSALAFKIMSDPYVGKLTFFRVYSGELEKGSYIYNATTGEKERIGRILEMHANDKKDMDVVRAGDIAAAVGVKQVRTGDTFCDIDHPILLEEITFPEPVIKLAVEPKSKADAEKLTKGLIKLAEEDPTFQVESDEETGQTTIAGMGELHLEIIVDRLKREFKVEANVGRPQVSYRETITGVVEHRETYKKQTGGRGKFADMEFEMGPLEHFDEYDPEEDKKVTLENGFKFIDEIVGGNIPREFIPAVEKGLRRSMKGGIQADYPAQNIGVRLFDGSYHDVDSDAVAFELCAKLAFRRAALRAKPTILEPVMEVEIITPEEYMGDVIGDLNGRRGIIGKMDNNKEGSVVTSRVPLSEMFGYSTDLRSITQGRAVYSMEFDSYEPVPSEIEKEILESRS from the coding sequence ATGGCTGAAGCAACCACCAAAACCGACCCCAAAATTGTAGACCGGATCAAGAGGACCCGGAACATCGGCATCATGGCCCACATCGATGCCGGCAAGACCACCGTGACCGAACGCATCCTCTTCTACACCGGAATTACCCACCGCATGGGTGAGGTGCACGACGGGGCCGCCACCATGGACTGGATGGAGCAGGAGAAGGAGCGGGGCATTACCATTACCTCCGCCGCCACCCACTGTATCTGGAAGGACCACCGCATCAATATTATCGACACTCCCGGCCACGTGGACTTTACGGTGGAGGTGGAGCGCTCCCTGCGAGTGCTTGACGGCGCCATCGGCGTCTTCTGTTCCGTGGGCGCCGTTCAGCCGCAGTCGGAGACCGTTTGGCGCCAGGCCAACAAGTACAACGTCCCGCGCATGGCCTTCGTCAACAAGATGGATCGCACGGGGGCGGACTTCTTCAATGTGATTACACAGATGAAGGAGAAGCTCAAGGCCAATCCCATTCCCATCCAGATTCCCATCGGTACGGAGGAGGATTTCCGCGGGGTGGTCGACCTGATCAACATGCGGGGCGTTATCTGGGACGACCAGTCTCTCGGTATGGAATACGACGAGATCGAAATTCCCGAGGACCTGAAGAAGAAGGCTGCCGAGTATCGCAAGATCATGCTTGAAGCCATCGCCGACCAGAACGACGAGCTGATGGAGAAGTACCTCATGGAGGAGGAGATCAGCGAAGAGGAGATTGACGAGGCGATCCGCCTGGCCACCCTTGATCGCTCCATCACGCCGGTCATGTGCGGCTCCGCCCTTAAGAACAAGGGCGTGCAGACGCTGCTGGACAAGGTGATCAAGTACATGCCCAGCCCCTACGACATTCCCGCCGTTACCGGCAAGGATCCCCAGGACCATTCTGTGAAACTGAAACGCGAACCCAGCGTGAACGAACCATTCTCCGCGCTGGCTTTCAAGATCATGTCCGACCCCTACGTGGGCAAGTTGACCTTTTTCCGCGTCTACTCGGGCGAGCTTGAGAAGGGATCCTACATATACAATGCCACCACGGGCGAGAAAGAGCGCATCGGACGCATTCTTGAGATGCACGCCAACGACAAGAAGGATATGGACGTGGTACGCGCCGGCGACATCGCCGCGGCTGTAGGCGTCAAGCAGGTCCGCACGGGCGACACCTTCTGTGACATCGACCATCCCATTCTTCTTGAGGAAATTACCTTCCCCGAGCCCGTGATCAAGCTGGCCGTGGAGCCCAAGTCGAAGGCCGACGCCGAGAAGCTGACCAAGGGCCTGATCAAGCTTGCCGAGGAGGATCCCACCTTCCAGGTGGAGTCCGACGAGGAGACCGGCCAGACCACCATCGCCGGCATGGGCGAGCTGCACCTTGAAATCATCGTTGACCGCCTGAAGCGCGAATTCAAGGTAGAGGCCAACGTGGGACGTCCCCAGGTCTCCTATCGCGAGACGATTACCGGCGTGGTCGAGCACCGCGAAACCTATAAGAAGCAGACCGGCGGCCGGGGCAAGTTCGCCGACATGGAATTTGAGATGGGTCCCCTCGAGCACTTTGACGAGTACGACCCTGAAGAGGACAAGAAGGTCACCCTTGAGAACGGTTTCAAGTTTATCGATGAAATCGTGGGCGGCAACATCCCCCGCGAATTTATTCCCGCCGTGGAGAAGGGCCTGCGCAGGTCCATGAAGGGCGGCATCCAGGCCGACTATCCGGCCCAGAACATTGGGGTGCGCCTTTTCGACGGTTCCTACCACGACGTGGATTCCGACGCCGTAGCCTTTGAACTCTGCGCCAAGCTGGCCTTCCGCCGTGCGGCGCTAAGGGCCAAGCCCACCATCCTCGAACCCGTCATGGAGGTGGAGATCATCACTCCCGAGGAGTACATGGGCGATGTGATCGGCGACCTCAACGGCCGCCGCGGCATCATCGGCAAGATGGACAACAACAAGGAGGGTTCCGTGGTCACTTCCCGCGTGCCCCTCTCCGAGATGTTCGGCTACTCCACCGACCTGCGTTCCATTACCCAGGGACGTGCGGTCTACTCCATGGAGTTCGACTCTTATGAGCCGGTGCCTTCCGAAATCGAGAAGGAAATACTGGAATCGAGATCCTAA
- the tuf gene encoding elongation factor Tu has product MAKETFQRTKPHVNIGTIGHVDHGKTTLTAAITTVMAKHYGGVAKQFADIDNAPEEKERGITIATAHVEYETDKRHYAHVDCPGHADYVKNMVTGAAQMDGAILVVAATDGPMPQTREHILLARQVGVPQIVVFMNKTDLVDDEELIELVELEVRELLSSYEFDGDEIPVIQGSALNALNGEEDAEQAILDLMDAVDETIPTPERDIDKPFLMPVEDVFSITGRGTVATGRIERGVVQLNDEVEIVGIVEDPMSSVVTGIEMFRRMLDEGQAGDNAGILLRGIDKEELQRGMVLCKPGSITPHKKFKCEVYVLSKDEGGRHTPFFQGYRPQFYFRTTDVTGSCELPSGVEMVMPGDNVNMTVSLIQPVAMEDGLRFAIREGGRTVGAGVVTEIIE; this is encoded by the coding sequence ATGGCAAAAGAGACTTTTCAACGGACCAAGCCCCACGTAAACATTGGAACGATCGGCCACGTCGACCACGGGAAGACGACGCTGACGGCGGCCATTACGACGGTGATGGCCAAGCACTACGGGGGGGTTGCCAAGCAGTTTGCGGACATCGACAACGCTCCGGAGGAGAAGGAGCGGGGCATTACCATTGCCACGGCGCACGTGGAGTACGAGACCGACAAGCGCCACTACGCCCACGTGGACTGCCCGGGCCATGCCGACTACGTGAAGAACATGGTGACGGGCGCGGCGCAGATGGACGGGGCGATCCTGGTGGTGGCGGCCACGGACGGTCCGATGCCGCAGACCCGCGAGCACATTCTGCTGGCCCGCCAGGTGGGGGTTCCGCAGATCGTGGTGTTCATGAACAAGACGGACCTGGTCGACGACGAGGAGCTGATCGAGCTGGTGGAGCTGGAGGTACGCGAGCTGCTCTCGAGCTATGAGTTTGACGGCGACGAGATTCCGGTGATCCAGGGCAGCGCGCTGAACGCGCTGAACGGGGAGGAGGATGCCGAGCAGGCGATTCTGGACCTGATGGACGCCGTTGACGAGACCATTCCGACCCCGGAGCGCGACATAGACAAGCCGTTCCTGATGCCGGTGGAGGATGTGTTCAGCATCACCGGCCGGGGCACGGTGGCCACGGGCCGCATCGAGCGGGGCGTGGTGCAGCTCAACGACGAGGTGGAGATTGTGGGCATTGTCGAAGACCCGATGAGCTCGGTGGTGACCGGCATTGAGATGTTCCGCCGGATGCTCGACGAGGGCCAGGCCGGCGACAACGCCGGGATCCTTCTTCGCGGCATCGACAAGGAGGAGCTTCAGCGGGGCATGGTGCTCTGCAAGCCGGGTTCGATCACCCCGCACAAGAAGTTCAAGTGCGAGGTGTACGTGCTCAGCAAGGACGAGGGCGGGCGTCACACGCCCTTTTTCCAGGGCTACCGTCCGCAGTTCTACTTCCGGACGACCGACGTGACGGGCTCCTGCGAGCTGCCGTCGGGCGTGGAGATGGTGATGCCGGGCGACAACGTGAACATGACGGTATCGCTGATCCAGCCGGTGGCCATGGAAGACGGGCTGCGCTTTGCGATCCGCGAGGGCGGCCGTACGGTCGGCGCCGGCGTGGTAACTGAAATTATCGAGTAA
- the rpsJ gene encoding 30S ribosomal protein S10, translating to MATQQKIRIKLKSYDHNLIDKSAEKIIQTVKSTGAVVSGPIPLPTKKNIITVNRSVHVNKKSREQFEYRSHKRLIDILSTGSQTVDALMKLELPSGVDVEIKV from the coding sequence GTGGCTACACAACAGAAAATACGAATTAAGCTCAAGTCGTACGATCACAACCTGATCGATAAATCGGCGGAGAAAATCATACAGACGGTCAAGTCGACCGGGGCCGTGGTATCGGGACCGATCCCCCTGCCCACCAAGAAGAACATCATCACGGTGAACCGTTCGGTACACGTGAACAAGAAGTCGCGCGAGCAGTTTGAATACCGCTCACACAAGCGGCTGATCGACATCCTGTCGACCGGTTCGCAGACCGTGGATGCTCTTATGAAACTGGAGCTGCCCTCCGGCGTGGACGTAGAAATTAAAGTGTAA
- the rplC gene encoding 50S ribosomal protein L3 produces MSRGLIGKKVGMTNMFDDRGRNYAVTVVEVAPCVITQIKTVERDGYEAVQLSAFDRKAKSTSKQLQGHFEKAGTSPKRYVTEFRDYIPEGMEVGDELNIEDVFALGDSVDVVGITKGKGFTGVMKRHNFSGVGEATHGQHNRQRHPGAIGQASDPARVFKGMKMAGRSGNSRAKIKNLTVAKILPDANLMMITGSIPGPNGRKVEIYNHSE; encoded by the coding sequence ATGAGTCGCGGACTAATTGGAAAAAAAGTGGGAATGACCAACATGTTCGATGACCGCGGCCGCAACTATGCGGTCACCGTCGTCGAGGTCGCACCCTGCGTGATCACCCAGATCAAGACCGTGGAGCGGGACGGCTATGAGGCCGTGCAGCTCTCGGCTTTCGACAGGAAGGCCAAGAGCACCTCAAAGCAGCTCCAGGGCCATTTTGAGAAGGCCGGCACCTCTCCCAAACGGTACGTCACCGAATTTCGGGATTACATTCCCGAGGGTATGGAGGTGGGCGACGAGCTGAACATTGAGGATGTGTTCGCCTTGGGTGACAGCGTCGATGTGGTCGGCATTACCAAGGGCAAGGGCTTCACCGGCGTGATGAAGCGTCACAATTTCAGCGGCGTCGGCGAGGCCACGCACGGCCAGCACAACCGCCAGCGTCACCCCGGGGCCATCGGCCAGGCTTCGGATCCCGCCCGCGTGTTCAAGGGCATGAAGATGGCCGGACGCTCCGGCAACTCACGCGCCAAGATCAAAAACCTGACGGTCGCGAAGATACTTCCTGATGCAAACCTGATGATGATCACCGGCTCCATCCCCGGTCCCAACGGCCGGAAGGTAGAAATTTACAATCACAGCGAATAA
- the rplD gene encoding 50S ribosomal protein L4: MKLPIYTIEGGDSGREAELKDSIFAIEPNETVVYEDVRRYMANQRQGTAKTKERSEVRGGGRKAHRQKGTGMARRGSIRSPLLKGGGTVFGPSPRSYTVKMTRKMRQLARKSALTVKAEAGEIRIIEDFQLDEPRTRKVADLLKALELEGKKVLLLSGSTDQILYKSARNIPKVKVLEGNKPSTYQILHADVILMQQSALDALQESVEPTEEAA; this comes from the coding sequence ATGAAGTTACCCATTTACACCATCGAAGGAGGCGACAGCGGCCGTGAGGCCGAGCTGAAGGACTCTATTTTCGCCATTGAACCCAACGAGACGGTGGTCTACGAAGACGTGCGCCGCTACATGGCCAATCAGCGCCAGGGCACGGCCAAGACCAAGGAACGCAGCGAAGTTCGAGGCGGCGGCCGCAAGGCCCACCGCCAGAAGGGGACGGGCATGGCCCGACGCGGATCTATCCGCTCTCCGCTGCTGAAGGGAGGAGGGACGGTCTTCGGGCCAAGTCCCCGCAGCTACACCGTCAAGATGACCCGCAAGATGCGCCAGCTGGCACGCAAGTCGGCCCTGACCGTAAAGGCGGAGGCCGGCGAGATCCGCATCATCGAGGACTTCCAGCTGGACGAACCCAGAACCCGGAAGGTGGCCGACCTGCTGAAGGCCCTTGAGCTGGAAGGCAAAAAGGTGCTCCTTCTGAGCGGGTCCACCGACCAGATTCTTTACAAGTCGGCCCGCAACATCCCGAAGGTCAAGGTGCTGGAAGGCAACAAGCCCAGCACCTACCAGATCCTTCATGCCGACGTCATCCTGATGCAGCAGAGCGCTCTTGACGCCCTGCAGGAATCCGTTGAACCCACCGAGGAGGCTGCCTGA
- the rplW gene encoding 50S ribosomal protein L23 — protein MKATKILQKPLITEKLTRLQEEGKYAFKVKRDATKPEIKRAVEERYPHVKVRKVNTMVMPSKPKGRYTSSGYVVGREKVWKKAIVTLKDGEIDFFSEI, from the coding sequence ATGAAAGCAACCAAGATTCTACAGAAACCGCTTATCACCGAAAAGCTCACACGGCTGCAGGAAGAAGGCAAGTACGCCTTTAAAGTGAAGCGTGACGCCACCAAACCCGAAATAAAGCGGGCCGTGGAAGAGCGCTATCCTCATGTCAAAGTGCGCAAGGTTAACACCATGGTGATGCCTTCCAAGCCCAAGGGACGCTATACCAGCAGCGGGTACGTCGTGGGCCGCGAGAAAGTCTGGAAGAAAGCAATTGTAACCCTGAAGGATGGCGAAATAGACTTCTTCAGCGAAATCTAG
- the rplB gene encoding 50S ribosomal protein L2, with protein MPTKKIKPTTPGSRHRVAPVFDDVTVEKPTVKRLVKGKGNTGGRNKQGRMTSRHRGGGHKRRYREIDFKRDKNDVPAKVQTIEYDPNRSARIALLAYADGEKRYIIAPNKLKVGDTVISGERIEPDNGNAMPLQNMPPGTIIHNIELHPRQGAQLCRSAGTTAQLVAKTDRYVTVKLPSGEIRMILGTCYATVGSTSNPDHFNTTLGKAGRSRWKGKRPFSRGVAKNPVDHPMGGGEGKASGGHPRSPWGQSAKGKKTRKRKKLSDRYIVRSRKKSK; from the coding sequence ATGCCAACAAAGAAAATAAAACCGACCACGCCCGGATCGCGCCACCGCGTAGCGCCGGTCTTTGACGATGTCACGGTTGAGAAGCCGACGGTCAAGCGCCTGGTAAAAGGCAAGGGCAACACCGGCGGACGCAACAAACAGGGGAGGATGACCTCCCGGCACCGGGGCGGGGGACACAAGCGCCGCTACCGGGAAATCGATTTCAAGCGTGACAAAAACGACGTTCCGGCCAAGGTACAGACCATCGAATATGACCCGAACCGCTCTGCGCGTATCGCCCTGCTGGCCTACGCCGACGGAGAGAAGCGCTACATTATCGCCCCCAACAAGCTGAAGGTGGGCGATACGGTCATCAGCGGAGAACGGATAGAGCCGGACAACGGCAATGCCATGCCCCTGCAAAACATGCCGCCGGGTACGATTATCCATAACATCGAGCTGCATCCCCGCCAGGGCGCGCAGCTCTGCCGCAGCGCGGGCACCACGGCGCAGCTGGTCGCCAAGACCGACCGCTACGTTACCGTGAAGCTTCCCAGCGGGGAGATTCGCATGATCCTGGGTACCTGCTACGCTACGGTGGGCAGTACCAGCAATCCGGACCATTTTAACACTACGCTGGGCAAGGCCGGACGCAGCCGTTGGAAAGGCAAGCGTCCTTTCTCCCGCGGCGTGGCCAAGAACCCCGTCGACCACCCCATGGGCGGCGGCGAAGGCAAGGCCTCCGGCGGGCACCCGCGTTCTCCCTGGGGACAGTCGGCCAAAGGCAAGAAGACCCGTAAACGCAAGAAGCTGTCGGACCGCTACATCGTCCGCAGCCGAAAAAAGTCTAAATAA
- the rpsS gene encoding 30S ribosomal protein S19, whose translation MPRSLRKGPYVYYKLRRKIERMNQSGKKNVIKTWSRSSMVTPEFVGLTLAVHNGKQFIPVYITENMVGHKLGEFAPTRTFRGHPVKKAADKSPTKRL comes from the coding sequence ATGCCAAGATCGCTAAGAAAAGGACCTTACGTCTACTACAAGCTGCGGCGTAAGATCGAAAGGATGAACCAGAGCGGAAAGAAGAACGTGATCAAAACCTGGTCGCGCAGCTCCATGGTCACCCCTGAATTCGTGGGACTGACCCTGGCCGTGCACAACGGCAAGCAGTTTATTCCGGTCTACATTACCGAGAATATGGTGGGTCATAAACTGGGCGAATTTGCCCCGACCCGAACCTTCCGGGGACACCCGGTCAAGAAGGCCGCCGATAAGTCACCGACCAAACGACTCTAA
- the rplV gene encoding 50S ribosomal protein L22, translating to MEARAIQKHLRKAPRKVRLVVDAVRGDNVAKALRKLEFTNKSSARDVAKVVKSAAANIRDKFQEERLDNGVLYIKEIYVDEGATLKRIQPAAMGRAHQIRKRTCHITVVVARKEEELVNE from the coding sequence TTGGAAGCTAGAGCAATACAGAAGCACCTGCGCAAGGCGCCCCGCAAGGTTCGCCTGGTGGTGGATGCGGTGCGCGGTGACAACGTAGCCAAGGCCCTCCGCAAGCTGGAGTTCACCAACAAGTCCTCCGCGCGGGACGTGGCCAAGGTGGTCAAGTCCGCCGCCGCCAACATCCGCGACAAGTTCCAGGAGGAGCGCCTCGACAACGGCGTGCTCTACATAAAGGAGATCTACGTGGACGAGGGCGCCACGCTGAAGCGCATTCAGCCGGCGGCCATGGGACGCGCCCACCAGATACGCAAGCGTACCTGCCACATTACCGTAGTGGTAGCCCGCAAGGAAGAGGAATTAGTTAACGAATAA
- the rpsC gene encoding 30S ribosomal protein S3, giving the protein MGQKSHPIGLRLGIIRGWDSNWYSEENEPEILYEDTKLREYLHTRLHNGGLSRVIIERTPKRILLTLKTSRPGVIIGKGGEQIELLREELKKITSKEVQINVSEIKRPETDASLVAQNIAQQLEARISFRRAMKTAISSAMRMGAEGIKIRCAGRLGGAEMSRTEQYREGRVPLHTLRADIDYFNTTSNTIYGSIGVTVWIFKGEVLGDVELSPGPAHSNKQDEGRGRRGGGGRRSSRRRRRNN; this is encoded by the coding sequence TTGGGACAAAAATCACATCCGATAGGCTTACGACTCGGCATCATTCGCGGCTGGGATTCCAACTGGTATTCCGAAGAGAATGAGCCTGAAATCCTCTACGAAGACACCAAGCTGCGGGAATATCTGCACACCCGTCTCCACAACGGCGGACTGTCGCGGGTGATTATCGAACGCACCCCCAAGCGCATTCTGCTCACCCTGAAAACCAGCCGTCCCGGCGTGATTATCGGGAAGGGGGGCGAACAGATCGAACTGCTGCGTGAGGAGCTCAAGAAAATCACCAGCAAGGAGGTGCAGATCAACGTCAGCGAAATCAAGCGTCCGGAGACCGACGCCAGCCTGGTGGCGCAGAACATCGCCCAGCAGCTGGAAGCGCGGATATCCTTCCGGCGCGCCATGAAAACGGCCATCTCCTCCGCCATGCGGATGGGTGCCGAAGGCATCAAGATCCGCTGCGCCGGTCGACTGGGCGGTGCCGAAATGTCCCGCACCGAGCAGTACCGCGAGGGCCGCGTGCCCCTGCACACGCTTCGCGCGGACATCGACTATTTTAATACCACCTCCAACACCATCTACGGCTCTATTGGCGTGACCGTCTGGATTTTCAAGGGCGAGGTGCTCGGCGATGTGGAACTCTCCCCCGGACCCGCCCACAGCAACAAGCAGGACGAAGGACGGGGCCGACGCGGAGGAGGCGGACGCCGTTCAAGCCGTCGTCGCCGACGCAATAATTAG